Genomic window (Oryza sativa Japonica Group chromosome 3, ASM3414082v1):
TTTGAACTCggtgacaaattgagggacctaaagtgaacttaacTCTTTAGGGAAGACGAGATAGTAGTTAAGTGGGTTGGgttggatttctttttttttttttgaaataatacaccgaaggtctctcaacttgtcatcaagtTATAAAATCGCACCCCAACCACAAAACATCCGGCGTCTCTTaattaatcaaaaccggtcacaatagatcATTCGGTGGTTTTAACcctggttttatcctacgtgacaGCTGAGTGAGCGTAGAACCTACATGagtcccacatgtcagacaTCAGCACCTACCTTCtttccctcttctctttctctgtttctctccttcctctcgctctctgctcccgcacgggcacggcgctagggctagCGTCCACGGCGGCGCGCAGGCTCGGGGCGGCAtgagctcgccggcctccccgccccCCTCGTGCGGGCCGGCAGGCGGGGCGAGGCAGGAAAGGGCgcccggcgacgggcggcggggtggtgtggcggcgcggcagcgggcgggCCGGGCGTAGGcgggcgccgcggcgacggGCGCGGAGGTGGAAGCAGGCACCGTGGAAGAGGCACTGCGGCGATGCGCCGCTTTGTTTGTTGTTGTCGCCGCCAACGCTTCGATCCCTCTTTGACTCACCGGAGTGGCACCACttgaagaggaaggagacggGGAGCCCATCTCTCGCCTCCattctcctcatcctctccacTACGGCGCAGCGCGGCGGCCTCCTAGCGCCATTTCCCCCACCACTTGGAACCAGCAAAAGCGGAAGCCCGTCGCCCGCCTGGCTCGAGCTCAAGGCCATGGAGTAATCAGTACCAATCCCTTGCTGTCCATTGCTACCTACCTGTATTTAGTTTGCCCTTGCATTTCTGTCTCTATATATGCCTGATTTATTAATTAGTCGGTTGAATTGCTGAGGCGTGCGATGGATTTTCATGTGGTCTGTCCCAGTGATGAGCAGTTTAGTAATCTGAGCACTTGATTTAGTTCAGTTGGCGCTCCCTCCACGGCATGTCGGCATTATGCTGCTTGTGAGGTTGAAGgaaccgatcgatcgatattTCCATATGCACTGTTGAGAATAGGCGTTCTGAGGGACAGACTTGATTCAGTTCAGTTTGCTTCTTCTTATTTCACATTAGTGTTttcatcttcttttttactTCGGCGTGATATTTTCTTGTCTTAAATCCTTTTTCTGGTGGAATGgagttggagacttggagccCAGCCCAGGCTTGGTTTTCCTCTATCAGATTCAGTCCTAATTGCTTGTTTGTTTCTCAGTTATGATCAGTTACTTACTCTGATGATTCGAATTTTGCTGTAGCTCATGTTTGGGCACCTGAGGAAACTAGAGTTGGCGGAATCGCAGCAGGAGGCGGCGTGGAGCTTCGAGAGGCGGACGTCCTTGTGCGGGTGGACGACTACGGTTGTCGCGGGGAGCGAGGCGGGGCGGGGagggagggcgaggcggcgggagtggaggagcggcggcgcggtagaCCTCGGAGTCGGAGGGGTGGAGCGGTGcacgaggaggagcgggagggtGGAGGCCATCGCCATGGGTGATGCGCTGATTCTGCAACTGCAATGGCGATGATGAGGTAGATTATAATGCTAGCAATGGATGATGGGCTTGGCATCtcgtcctcctctcccgccttgtccccgcggcctcctcccccggccgccggccggcttgcccagaggagaggagaggagagaagaaaggagAAGGAAGGGGGAGATGACATGgcaccctgacatgtggggtccataTGGAACCTAAAATCCAAGGGGGGCTGGCCTGCACGCCATACCTATACCCATACAGTGccaggggaggggagagaactAAAAGATAACTCAAGCTAGACAGAAAGGTGCTGAGAGTAAGCAATCCCCTTTCCTAGTGGTTGAGTCATGATCAGAAATATTGCGAAAGAAAGTGAAATGTCCTATCGTTTCAAAACACCGAAGGGTATACTGTGATCGGCTTTAATTAGTTGAtatttggttttgtggttggggggcGATTTTGTAACtagatgacaagttgagggaccttcggagtactttttccttttctatttTGCATACATGGGCTTTAGATTGGGCCTGAGACGTGGGCTGTTGGGCCGTCGAGTGTCACCAGAAGTCCAGAACCCTAACGAAGTAGCAGTCGCTGTTCTTCTTCCGCGGCAGGCCGCGGTAGACTCGTCTCGCTCCTTGGTGATTCTTGGCCGCCGCCGATTGGAAGCAGCGGagcagagggagagggaggaggagatgccgACGCTGACGAAGCTGTACAGCTTGGAGGACGCGGCGCGCCACAACACCGCCGACGACTGCtgggtcgtcgtcgacggcaaGGTAAGCTTTCCccatcttagctctcctccgtTCCTTCGCTCCCCATCTTAGCTCTCCTCGTTGCTGCTGAAGTAGCAGTAGCACGTGTAACGGTGTAAGGTCGGGAGATAGATGGGTGGGTGGATTGGTAGGGGGTGCGACCGTGCGAAGCTCGCTGCTCGCTCGGTCAAGATGTCGCCCGTAACCTGTTCGACGGAATGGCTACTAGATCGCGTGCTCGATTTCTTTGTGCTAAACTGCAATTTACCATCTTGCGATGCAGTAGTGGTATTTGTTGTCAGGCGACTAGTCAGGAGTAGTGATTTAATGCGCTGTGGTTATAGTGCGGGCTATCATTCTTTCTTGTGGAAACCCGTCGTATTTACCTGCATTGAACTATTGAAGGCTATGGTCAAATTGTTTGCTAGGGTCACTAAAGAATTAGAGATCTGATGCATGGCTACATGTTACGTTGTTCTTACCTACTATTCAGACAAGTTCATGCTGTGTCAATGAATGCGCTGCAGATTTATGATGTCACCAAGTATCTGGACGACCATCCTGGGGGTGCTGATGTTCTGCTCGAAGTGACCGGTACTGATAACCCTCCATTAatcttatgtttcttttttcagtAATACCTAGTTTATTTAGGTGGACTGATCATATCTGATTGTCTGTTATAAGGTAAGGATGCCAAGGAGGAATTTGATGATGCGGGGCACAGCGAGAGTGCCAAGGAGCTAATGCAAGATTATTTCATTGGGGAGTTGGATCCAACACCCAACATCCCTGAGATGGAGGTTTTCAGGAAGGAGCAGGATGTGAACTTCGCAAGCAAGCTGATGGCCAATGCAGCACAGTACTGGCCCATTCCAGCGACAGTAGTCGGGATATCAGTCGTTATTGCTGTACTGTATGCACGCCAGAAGTGATAATCTTTTGTGACATTGATTGAAGGGCCATATGAGGCATTGAGGGAAACCGACCCATTTTTACCCGCTCATGGATGGTGATATTGTATTTCTGTCCATAGCCCCAAAAGTTACAAACACTGGGTCCTTAGGTACATTAATTCAaatatttgtttgaaatttATGAAAACTATATTGTCAAGGTGACAGTCATTTGATGAATTATTGGATTCAATACTATTTAAACATCCTTGCAATGCAAACGATCATGAGCGCTGATGGCAAAACAAAATAACAtggaactgctgctgctgctattgaATATCATGGCTTTTCAGCCTATTATGCTTTCTGTCTGAACCACTTCAGTTTTCTGTAATTCTCTTTTCAGAGTTTGTATCATGCAATGCTGAAATTACAAGcggacatttttttttaatcagtgTTCCATTTGgattgggatttatcaacatCATTCTTGCGTTGAACATTAGATGTTTCCTCCATTGTTATCTCATTTTCTTCCAGTTTATTCCCTCTGTcgaacaatttgaattttgaataagGTGGAGATAGCTGAGCCGTAGATTTCAGAAAGATGTATGGTAACTGTTatcagtctttttttttctttctatttttgTCCTCCCTTGATGCTTCAGGTTCAACATTGCTTGGTAAGAGTTGGTGAATTTTCATTCCTGGTGACTCTAATGAGTCTGACTCCTGAGTAACTCCAATTGGACGACATTGCTTAAAGGCAGAGCAAGCAACCACCATGTGGAAGATGGTCAGGATGCTGAGCTTCAAGCTGGGTTTGCTTGGAAGTGCAGCTGACCAACAAACCAAAAGCTACGGGCGAACCATATCCACCCTTCCATTGCACTGAATCTTTCTCTTCTCATGGGTATATATTCCATGCCATAGACAGCATATGGTCTCTGATAGTCTGATCTCTGAAGGTTTCAGGATTCAGAGCAGCAGCTCTTTCCACAAGCCAAAACATGGTTCCCTTTGAAGAAGGTAGAGATCTTGGCACAAGCCAAAAACATTGAGCGTGTTTGAGGACCTGGAACTGGAACCAAGATCATCTATGAAGGTAAGAGTGTTTCAAGGAATTTATGTTGCTGTGATGTTGTGGTGCAGTTTTTGCACTAGTTCTATGTTTATTGTAGTGATCTGGAGGTCTGGTTCTCTtttggaggagtaccggagtaGACAGCTAGTTCATCTAGTTTAGTAAATAATCATTAAATTTGTCCTACTAAAGGTTGTAGCTTTTACAATGTAAAAACAAATATGCGATGATTCTCTTCAGCATATTTGGATATTCTTGTTGCTCGTTATGGTTTTA
Coding sequences:
- the LOC136355718 gene encoding cytochrome b5, encoding MPTLTKLYSLEDAARHNTADDCWVVVDGKIYDVTKYLDDHPGGADVLLEVTGKDAKEEFDDAGHSESAKELMQDYFIGELDPTPNIPEMEVFRKEQDVNFASKLMANAAQYWPIPATVVGISVVIAVLYARQK